The DNA sequence GTCGCTGCGCTTCTCAAAAGAGGTCGATCAGGCGAAGAACACCGTGGGAAGCCCGCTTCTCGCGTATGTATACGGACCGCTCGGCAAAGCGCCAGCGGGAAGCTCCATCGTCTGGTACGGCGTGCATACGTTCGAACGGCTCAACCATGCCCTCGGGCGCGGTGCAAAAACGGTCACGGTATCGAAGGATGCGCTCGGTGTTGTCGCTGCGGTGGAATACGACGGCCCGCGCCGCGGCATCGTCGAGCTTACGGAAGGACTATGGGCGTACGGCGGAACGCTCCGCACGAAGGAAAAAGCCGCATCGTATACTATCGATTCCACCTACATGTACCGCGATCTCGTCGCTGTCATCGGCGCTTTCTTCGCGGGAAAGCCCGCGCCGGTATCGATGGAGGACGGGCTTGAGATAATGGCCATGCTCGACGCGGCGGAACGTTCGTTCCAAAGCGGAAGGACGGAAGCGGTCAAGATTACAGCGTGAACGAGAACGGCACCGGTTTCGCACCGGTGAACACGAACGTCTCACCGCCGGCCTTTACCGTCGCGCTTGTGTCGCATCGTATCTCCACCGCGGACGACGGGTCCTTCTTCTTGAACCACACCGCCATGCACACCGCTTTTTCCGTACCGTCGGCTGCGCGGTAATTGACGCACTCATCGGGCTGTGCAATGCGTTTCTCGCCGTACAATGATTCCGTACGGAACGTACCCAGATAGTCGAACACCGCCTGCGCGTCCATTCCTTTTGTCCTGTCGAGGAGCACCGGGCTCCGCCCAAGCGCGGCATGCATGAACGGGGCGACATCGTCGATACGGGTGAGATCCCGATATGCGTGGAAGGAAAGGTCTATCGTCGTCGATCCCGCCCGATGTGCCGCGAGATAGTCGATGACAGCGTCGCGTTCCATATCCGGCGTAAGCGCGATGGGGAACCCCTGCACGAACGTTTTGCCCTCATCGGCAAGGCGCGGTATGCAGTGCGCGAAGGCGATGAACGCCGTAACGAACGCATCCGCATCGGCAGGCGCAAGTGAGGCCCCGACAAGCGAGCGTATCTTCTCCGCGCTGCCTCCCTCGGTAAGCCGTATCTTCTCTTTCACGAACGCCGCTTCGATGTCGTCGATGATCACATGCGCGGGGAGCGGCTCGCGATAGGTCTCATCGCATTCGATATCGGTCAGTATCTTCTGCCGCCCGGCCGCCTCGGAAAGCGAAAGCTTCGTATCCGCTTCGTACGCGAACGCTTTCTCCGCCGTCACATAACAGGAGCGGCTCTCGCCCTTGCGCCGGAATTGACCGAACTTCCTGAATTCCGGATATCCGCGGAGAAAACTCGCGACAATACCGTAGGAAAGATCGCTCGTGAGATAGGACGACAGCGCCTGTTTGAACCCATCATATGCCGGCTTGTCAATGCTCGCTTCCGGATAAAAATAGTGCAGTATGCCGCTCGCATGCGCGACGATGGTCACCTTCTCGTTCTCAAGGGCCCGACGCGCCTTGGCGGATATCTCCGTACCGTTGAACCACATGGCCTTCGTGACGATGCGGCGATTGTTCGTCAGTATGCCGTGGCCCGCCATGATGAAATTCTGCGAGTGGAGCGGCGTGCCGAGAAGGAATATCTTCTCAAGCGGCACCCGCGCGACGATGAAGGCGGCGGCGGCGTAGAGGAGCGCAAGCGAAACGCATTCACCCGCCTTTTGCGCATAGCCTTCCTTCAGGAGAAAAGCGTCCATCGCCTCGACGGTCTCCGTTTTCCAATACGGGATGATATCGTCCGTGTACGTATCAAGC is a window from the Spirochaetota bacterium genome containing:
- a CDS encoding Gfo/Idh/MocA family oxidoreductase, translated to MMSSDIRVAVIGLATSHTVEFAKRIAANDCPPDQRVGGMRITSCLRFDTPFQNKDGLDGRQKQLESWGIPVTTSFDEAVKDCDAVLLEINDASYHREYFERCAPLGKPVFIDKPLADTIENGKAMYDLAKKKDVRCFTASSLRFSKEVDQAKNTVGSPLLAYVYGPLGKAPAGSSIVWYGVHTFERLNHALGRGAKTVTVSKDALGVVAAVEYDGPRRGIVELTEGLWAYGGTLRTKEKAASYTIDSTYMYRDLVAVIGAFFAGKPAPVSMEDGLEIMAMLDAAERSFQSGRTEAVKITA